A segment of the Verrucomicrobiota bacterium genome:
CCATCCTGGCCGCGCTGCTGATGCCGGCGCTGGCGCAGGGCAAGGCGCGGGGGAAAAGCGCCGGGTGCCTGAACAACCTGCGGCAGATCGGCCTGGCCACGCAGATGTATGCCGACGAGAATGAATCCTATCCGCCAGCCTGGGTGGATTCGACCACGCGCTGGATGGACCTGATTCAGCCCTGTCTCGATAAAAGGTCGGGGGTGTACCTGTGTCCAGCGGACCAGCAGCGGATTCCGGTGACTTGGGACACGAACATTTTCCTAAGCTACGGCATCAACACCTTCCGCTTTGGCGACCAGGCGCATTGTTTCTGGTACGGCGTGAAGGGCAATGCCGTGCCGCGCCCCTCGGGCACGATCATTTTTGCGGACTGCACGCCCGGCAAATATTACTGCGGCGGGGGCAGCGCGTTCAAGGAACCAGTGGTGGACGTGGACTATCGGCATCCCAAGGGCAGTTTTGTGGCCGTGTTTTGTGACGGCCACGCTGAAACCAAAATCAAAACCCAACAAACCGACTGGGACGCCTCCCAATAGAAATCATGAAAAAGCATCCGGACAAACCCATAGCCAATCAGGCTCGACCATTCGGCCTGGGCCAATCACTTGTGCTGGCGCTGGCCCTCAGTGCCGCCTTCGCGTTGCCGCCGGCATCAGTCCAGGCCGGTTTTGCCACCGCGGGCCAAGGGATCAGCAATGTGCTAGCCGGGAGCGTGAGCAACGGGGCGTTGTTTTGTGGCACCACGACCAACTGGGCCAACAGCACCCCGAGCTTGCCTTTCAACACAACCGTCGGGTGGTCGCTGCCGGTCTGCGACCGGGTGGTCGCCAGCCGGTTGATCATGACGTTGTGGGGTGGCACGGCGAATTACACCTGCCAGATGACGGTGGCCATCAATGGCACGAACCTGCCAGCAGCAAATCCACTGGTGTTTGGGTCCACGAGTGACGCCAACGCGGTTTTTAGCGGGGTTGCGCCGTGCGTCTATGGCGCGGGGTCCGGGCTGTGGGTGGTTGGCCTGCCGGTGCCGGAGGAGATGCTGCACCGGGACGGTTCCAGCAATACGGTGAGCATCACGGAGAGCACGCCAGACAGTTTCGACGGGCGGATTCACCATGTCACCCTCGTAGCGGTCTATCAATCCGCCGCCCTGAGTAATCAGTTTGATTATGCACTGGCCGAAGGCAGCGGCGACATTTACGGCACGCCTGCCGCGCCGCAAGTCAATCAGCGCACCGTCCCGCTGGGCACTGTGAACCCCACAAATGCCACGGCAGCGCGGCTGACCGCGCTTTACACGTATGGCGACACGGGACAGAATGACCGGCTCTATTTCAACGGCGTGCAATTGGGCGGCGATGATGTTGCGCAATGGGATAAGACCGGCACGGGATTGAACTACGGCCCGAGCGTGGCGAGTTTCGAGGTGCTGGGCAGCCTGGCGGCGACCAATAGCGTAAGGTTTACCGTGGCGGCGACGGATGTGCCCGGCACGCGGGAAACAAGCCTGCGCCCGCAACTGGCGGCGCTCACGGTCACGCGCCCACCACAGACCGCCCCGCCCGCACTGGGCATTGCGTTGAATGTGGTCGTCACCTGGCCGGTTTCGGCGGGTACGTATCAATTACAGTTCCGCCCCAGCCTGGAGAGCGGGAGCTGGAGCAACGTGACCAATGCGCCAACGGTCATCAACGGTCAGAACGCCGTCCTGCTGCCGCGTGGCGCGGCGCAGCAGTTTTACCAACTTCAAAAAACGAACTAGCGCCGCCACGATATGCCCCGGTTTTTGTCCATCGTTGGGTGCCTGTTGGTACTGGCGCTCGCCAGCCTGACCGGCCGCAGCGCCCCGATGTCGGGCACGGGCGGGCGCGCCGTCACGGATTCCACGAAGCAAACGGTGGTGGTCCCGGCGAATCCCCAACGCGTCCTGAGCCTTTGCACGTCGGCGACGGATACGCTGCTCCGGTTGGGCGAGGGGGCGCGGCTGGCGGGGATTGATGAATACAGCCGCGTGGTTCCAGGCACCAGCAACGTGACGGTGCTGGGCAAGGGCAGCGCTATTTCACGGGAGCAAGTGCTGGCGCGAGGAATTGACTTGGCATTTGTGTGGTGGTTCCAGGAGGACGCGGCGAAGCTGCTGGCGGATTTGCGGGTGCCGGTGGTGCGGTTGCGCTGCGGGCGGGCGTCCGAAGTGCCGGACACCATCCGGCTGGTGGGGCAATGCGTGGGGGCCACCAATGCCGCCGACGCGCTGGCGCGCAGCGTCACGGAAAAGCTGGCCCGGCTGACGCCCGCCAGCACGAACGTTGGGCCACGGGTTTA
Coding sequences within it:
- a CDS encoding DUF1559 domain-containing protein, with product MRVRAFTLIELLVVIAIIAILAALLMPALAQGKARGKSAGCLNNLRQIGLATQMYADENESYPPAWVDSTTRWMDLIQPCLDKRSGVYLCPADQQRIPVTWDTNIFLSYGINTFRFGDQAHCFWYGVKGNAVPRPSGTIIFADCTPGKYYCGGGSAFKEPVVDVDYRHPKGSFVAVFCDGHAETKIKTQQTDWDASQ
- a CDS encoding DUF3344 domain-containing protein, producing the protein MKKHPDKPIANQARPFGLGQSLVLALALSAAFALPPASVQAGFATAGQGISNVLAGSVSNGALFCGTTTNWANSTPSLPFNTTVGWSLPVCDRVVASRLIMTLWGGTANYTCQMTVAINGTNLPAANPLVFGSTSDANAVFSGVAPCVYGAGSGLWVVGLPVPEEMLHRDGSSNTVSITESTPDSFDGRIHHVTLVAVYQSAALSNQFDYALAEGSGDIYGTPAAPQVNQRTVPLGTVNPTNATAARLTALYTYGDTGQNDRLYFNGVQLGGDDVAQWDKTGTGLNYGPSVASFEVLGSLAATNSVRFTVAATDVPGTRETSLRPQLAALTVTRPPQTAPPALGIALNVVVTWPVSAGTYQLQFRPSLESGSWSNVTNAPTVINGQNAVLLPRGAAQQFYQLQKTN
- a CDS encoding ABC transporter substrate-binding protein, translating into MPRFLSIVGCLLVLALASLTGRSAPMSGTGGRAVTDSTKQTVVVPANPQRVLSLCTSATDTLLRLGEGARLAGIDEYSRVVPGTSNVTVLGKGSAISREQVLARGIDLAFVWWFQEDAAKLLADLRVPVVRLRCGRASEVPDTIRLVGQCVGATNAADALARSVTEKLARLTPASTNVGPRVYLELYTPFKTSGGDSYLNDLIELAGGHNIAAQGNGALLLSAEQLLAADPHCVVLLAGFGTPEQFARRGGLGSLAAVKAGRVHILDRYYLVAGAGLPEGVAALRQLIQPESKTKH